The proteins below are encoded in one region of Mya arenaria isolate MELC-2E11 chromosome 15, ASM2691426v1:
- the LOC128220674 gene encoding multiple epidermal growth factor-like domains protein 10 translates to MFILMVIHGCSASCSVGCLNGVCDLTTGDCACRDGYFNTRCSSKCNDGCLNGQCDETTGYCTCRDGYYDMRCSSKCNDGCRNDSCNKTTGDCTCRDGYYGSRCSFKCYPGCLNGICDRTTGDCRCRDGHYGTRCSSTCFPGCLNHTCNKTTGYCTCRDGFYNTRCSSTCYPGCLSGVCDQTSGDCTCRDGYYNTRCSSTCGAGCLNGKCDNTTGYCTCREGYYNSRCSSTCYPGCLNGVCDQTSGDCTCRDGYYNTRCSSTCGAGCLNGKCDQTTGYCECRDGYYGTSCYSTCGVGCLTGACDRITGDCTCRDGYYNTRCSSTCGAGCLNGKCDQTTGYCECRDGYYNTRCSSTCGAGCLNGKCDQTTGYCTCRDGYYGDYCYSCGAGCLNDQCNKTTGYCTCRDGFYGTRCTSTCFTGCKACSNSAYNCSACRPGYWGTPQWPCR, encoded by the coding sequence GTTGTTCAGCTTCGTGCAGTGTTGGATGTCTCAATGGTGTATGTGACCTAACAACAGGGGACTGTGCATGTAGGGATGGCTACTTTAATACGAGATGCTCATCCAAGTGCAACGATGGATGTCTCAATGGTCAATGTGATGAAACAACGGGATATTGTACATGTAGAGATGGCTACTATGATATGCGATGTTCATCTAAGTGCAACGATGGTTGTCGTAATGATTCGTGTAACAAAACTACGGGAGACTGTACATGTAGAGATGGCTACTATGGTTCAAGATGCTCATTCAAGTGCTATCCTGGCTGTCTTAATGGTATATGTGACCGCACAACGGGAGATTGTAGATGTAGAGATGGCCACTATGGTACGAGATGCTCATCTACGTGTTTTCCAGGGTGTCTCAATCATACGTGTAACAAAACAACTGGATATTGTACATGTAGGGATGGTTTCTATAATACGAGGTGCTCATCTACATGCTATCCTGGATGTCTCAGTGGTGTATGTGACCAAACATCCGGAGATTGTACATGTAGGGATGGCTACTATAATACAAGATGCTCATCCACTTGCGGTGCTGGATGTCTTAATGGTAAATGTGACAATACCACGGGATATTGTACATGTAGGGAGGGCTACTATAATTCGAGATGCTCATCTACATGCTATCCTGGATGTCTCAATGGTGTATGTGACCAAACATCCGGAGATTGTACATGTAGGGATGGCTACTATAATACGAGATGCTCATCCACTTGCGGTGCTGGATGTCTTAATGGTAAATGTGACCAAACAACGGGATATTGTGAATGTAGGGATGGCTACTATGGTACCAGTTGTTATTCAACTTGCGGTGTTGGATGCCTCACCGGTGCATGTGACCGCATAACTGGAGATTGTACATGTAGGGATGGCTACTATAATACGAGATGCTCATCCACTTGCGGTGCTGGATGTCTTAATGGTAAATGTGACCAAACAACGGGATACTGTGAATGTAGGGATGGCTACTATAATACGAGATGCTCATCCACATGCGGTGCTGGATGTCTTAATGGTAAATGTGACCAAACAACGGGATATTGTACATGTAGGGATGGCTACTATGGTGATTACTGCTACTCGTGCGGTGCTGGATGTCTCAATGATCAATGTAACAAAACAACCGGCTATTGTACATGTAGAGATGGGTTCTATGGTACGAGATGCACATCTACGTGTTTTACTGGATGCAAGGCATGCAGTAACTCTGCCTATAACTGCAGTGCCTGCAGACCTGGTTATTGGGGTACTCCGCAATGGCCTTGTAGATAA
- the LOC128219283 gene encoding uncharacterized protein LOC128219283 has protein sequence MINLRLPFFKGHYGVDIPACPGNFQARAGTWVEPPTFRKLADLWTQVPSTTTQYSNISGSHCHTTSLALSVTLHLWISLSHYISGSHCHTTSLALTVTLHLWFSLSHYISGSHCHTTSLALTVTLHLWLSLSHYISGSHCHTTSLALTVTLHLWLSLSHYISRSAVMIVRCLIVFRKGMKSVSAFHPLSSSNPTRLLEVQAGDQTVLRNRKPQNKKMIKPTFPSNLDKIGLLLKPIKYDTPCKSSIEKHSAANLHSLDEFHSATKELFNPTAYIDPESHGDPVFVTAASSNHFTEVLGLIENMNAVVRRWMPHFTLYIFNLGLNNTELNQIRNVCRCHILRFPFDRFPDHVRVLFGYTFKPLSIQLIAKDHPFLVWMDTSVRFKSVDPRPMFRSCRHQGVVGVKGSGSIARRTLPNTFAYFNKEPCAFRKLPEIQATFIVLTVDRFVSESIIKPWVGCALTPGCMLPQPDPQPYINCFTHGDVYGECHRFDQSVLGILLYANYGSDIYHEQLSDNGPHFCMKRACSSNGIGIRINNMGLRFKNLLGSLNGATN, from the exons ATGATCAACCTTCGCCTTCCCTTCTTCAAAG GACATTATGGTGTGGACATTCCAGCCTGTCCGGGAAATTTTCAGGCTCGGGCGGGCACCTGGGTAGAACCACCGACATTCCGCAAGCTAGCTG ATTTATGGACTCAAGTGCCATCAACAACAACTCAGTACAGCAACATCTCTGGCTCTCACTGTCACACTACATCTCTGGCTCTCTCTGTCACACTACATCTCTGGATCTCACTGTCACACTACATCTCTGGCTCTCACTGTCACACTACATCTCTGGCTCTCACTGTCACACTACATCTCTGGTTCTCACTGTCACACTACATCTCTGGCTCTCACTGTCACACTACATCTTTGGCTCTCACTGTCACACTACATCTCTGGCTCTCACTGTCACACTACATCTCTGGCTCTCACTGTCACACTACATCTCTGGCTCTCACTGTCACACTACATCTCTGGCTCTCACTGTCACACTACATCTCTCGCAGTGCTGTTATG ATCGTGAGATGCCTGATTGTGTTTCGAAAAGGCATGAAGTCTGTGTCCGCTTTTCATCCGTTGTCATCTTCG AACCCAACCCGGCTACTAGAAGTTCAAGCTGGTGATCAGACTGTACTAAGGAATCGGAAACCGCAAAACAAGAAAATGATTAAACCGACGTTTCCGAGCAATTTAG ACAAAATCGGACTTCTTCTCAAACCAATCAAGTACGATACGCCATGCAAATCCAGTATTGAGAAACATTCAGCTGCAAATTTGCACAGCTTAGATGAATTTCATTCTGCTACCAAAG AGTTGTTTAACCCGACGGCATATATAGACCCCGAGTCCCACGGGGACCCCGTCTTTGTTACTGCCGCATCCTCCAACCACTTCACGGAGGTTCTGGGGCTAATAGAGAACATGAACGCCGTAGTGAGGCGGTGGATGCCACATTTTACACTGTACATATTCAACCTGGGACTCAACAACACCGAGCTTAACCAG ATACGTAACGTCTGCCGATGTCATATTCTACGTTTCCCGTTTGACCGTTTCCCTGACCACGTGCGGGTTTTGTTTGGCTACACATTTAAACCTCTCAGTATACAG TTGATTGCCAAAGACCATCCATTCCTGGTATGGATGGACACGTCAGTTCGCTTCAAGTCTGTTGACCCTCGACCGATGTTCCGATCCTGCAGACATCAAGGCGTGGTCGGAGTTAAGGGGTCTGGATCTATAGCAAGACGGACACTACCGAACACATTCGCGTACTTCAACAAAGAACCATGCGCGTTCAGAAAGCTTCCGGAGATTCAAGCAACCTTCATTGTGCTGACAGTGGACCGGTTTGTGAGTGAGAGTATCATCAAGCCGTGGGTAGGCTGTGCTCTCACGCCGGGGTGCATGCTTCCTCAGCCAGATCCACAACCTTACATAAACTGCTTCACACATGGGGACGTGTATGGAGAGTGTCATAGGTTTGACCAATCAGTGCTGGGAATTCTTCTGTACGCGAATTACGGGTCAGACATCTACCATGAGCAGCTTAGCGACAATGGACCTCACTTTTGTATGAAGCGTGCATGCTCTTCAAACGGAATTGGAATACGTATTAACAATATGGGTCTGAGATTTAAAAACTTACTTGGTTCATTAAACGGTGCTACGAATTGA